One part of the Schistocerca piceifrons isolate TAMUIC-IGC-003096 chromosome 7, iqSchPice1.1, whole genome shotgun sequence genome encodes these proteins:
- the LOC124804987 gene encoding solute carrier family 2, facilitated glucose transporter member 1-like isoform X2 produces MGASRLKGFNARLAFAIAAAALGSSFQHGYNTGVVNAPQELIETWINQTEEARTGQVVTSTKVTMIWSIAVSIFCVGGMIGGAITGIVADRFGRKGGLLLNNALVVVSALLQGCSKAASSYEMIIIGRFLIGINSGLNAGLTPMYLAEISPQHLRGAVGTVYQLVITISILISQILGLESVLGTSDLWPLLLALTIVPGLFQLATLPMCPESPKYLLINKGQELEAQRALTWLRGTIEVHDEMEEMRNEHENLKMVPKVTLTEMFVNASLRIPLVIAMMVMIAQQLSGINAVMFFSTRIFTMAQLSKENAQYATLGMGSINVLMTVVSLVVVERAGRKTLLLIGFSGMCVVTILLTICIVYVKPGVMWLSVISIILVILFVVMFAVGPGSIPWFLVSELFNQSARPTATSLAVAINWTANFIVGIAFLPIQEAIGGYVFIIFVILQALFVLFIYFKVPETKNKTLEEITAMFRQISYN; encoded by the exons GGATTCAACGCTCGCCTCGCATTCGCCATTGCGGCGGCAGCCCTAGGCTCCTCGTTCCAGCATGGGTATAACACTGGAGTCGTCAATGCCCCACAGGAG CTCATCGAGACATGGATCAATCAGACAGAAGAGGCGCGGACGGGCCAGGTGGTGACTTCGACTAAGGTCACTATGATCTGGTCCATTGCAGTCTCCATCTTCTGTGTGGGTGGCATGATTGGTGGCGCCATCACTGGCATTGTTGCAGATCGTTTTGGCCGCAAGGGTGGACTTCTGCTCAACAATGCACTTGTCGTCGTTAGTGCCCTACTGCAAG GGTGCTCAAAGGCAGCAAGTTCATATGAAATGATCATCATTGGCCGGTTTCTAATAGGAATCAATTCTGGACTAAATGCTGGTCTCACACCAATGTACCTGGCAGAGATCTCTCCACAGCACCTCAGGGGTGCG GTTGGTACTGTTTACCAGTTGGTGATcacaatttcaattttaatttctcaaATACTTGGCCTGGAATCTGTCCTGGGAACCAGTGACCTGTGGCCTCTGCTACTAGCACTGACCATTGTGCCTGGCCTCTTCCAGTTGGCAACACTGCCCATGTGTCCAGAAAGTCCCAAGTATTTGCTCATCAATAAGGGACAGGAGCTTGAAGCACAGAGAG CTCTTACTTGGTTGCGAGGTACAATTGAAGTTCATGATGAGATGGAAGAAATGAGGAATGAACATGAAAATCTGAAGATGGTTCCGAAAGTGACTTTGACCGAGATGTTTGTGAATGCTAGCCTTCGTATTCCACTTGTAATTGCCATGATGGTGATGATTGCTCAGCAGCTTTCTGGTATTAATGCT gtgATGTTCTTCTCAACACGCATCTTCACCATGGCACAGCTGAGCAAGGAAAACGCCCAATATGCAACTCTGGGTATGGGATCTATCAATGTACTCATGACAGTGGTGTCCTTGGTAGTGGTCGAAAGGGCCGGCCGCAAAACATTACTTCTGATAGGTTTCTCTGGAATGTGTGTGGTGACCATCCTCCTCACAATCTGCATTGTATATGTG AAACCAGGAGTAATGTGGCTGTCTGTGATATCAATCATCCTGGTGATTCTGTTTGTGGTAATGTTTGCTGTTGGACCAGGATCAATTCCATGGTTCTTGGTTTCTGAACTTTTCAATCAGTCTGCGAGACCAACTGCTACAAGTCTTGCTGTTGCTATCAACTGGACTGCCAACTTCATTGTGGGCATTGCTTTCTTACCCATTcag GAAGCAATTGGAGGTTATGTGTTCATCATATTCGTCATACTTCAAGCACTGtttgtgctgtttatttatttcAAAGTACCTGAGACCAAGAACAAGACCTTGGAGGAGATTACAGCAATGTTTAGGCAAATTTCATACAACTGA
- the LOC124804987 gene encoding solute carrier family 2, facilitated glucose transporter member 1-like isoform X4 produces MYVKGFNARLAFAIAAAALGSSFQHGYNTGVVNAPQELIETWINQTEEARTGQVVTSTKVTMIWSIAVSIFCVGGMIGGAITGIVADRFGRKGGLLLNNALVVVSALLQGCSKAASSYEMIIIGRFLIGINSGLNAGLTPMYLAEISPQHLRGAVGTVYQLVITISILISQILGLESVLGTSDLWPLLLALTIVPGLFQLATLPMCPESPKYLLINKGQELEAQRALTWLRGTIEVHDEMEEMRNEHENLKMVPKVTLTEMFVNASLRIPLVIAMMVMIAQQLSGINAVMFFSTRIFTMAQLSKENAQYATLGMGSINVLMTVVSLVVVERAGRKTLLLIGFSGMCVVTILLTICIVYVKPGVMWLSVISIILVILFVVMFAVGPGSIPWFLVSELFNQSARPTATSLAVAINWTANFIVGIAFLPIQEAIGGYVFIIFVILQALFVLFIYFKVPETKNKTLEEITAMFRQISYN; encoded by the exons GGATTCAACGCTCGCCTCGCATTCGCCATTGCGGCGGCAGCCCTAGGCTCCTCGTTCCAGCATGGGTATAACACTGGAGTCGTCAATGCCCCACAGGAG CTCATCGAGACATGGATCAATCAGACAGAAGAGGCGCGGACGGGCCAGGTGGTGACTTCGACTAAGGTCACTATGATCTGGTCCATTGCAGTCTCCATCTTCTGTGTGGGTGGCATGATTGGTGGCGCCATCACTGGCATTGTTGCAGATCGTTTTGGCCGCAAGGGTGGACTTCTGCTCAACAATGCACTTGTCGTCGTTAGTGCCCTACTGCAAG GGTGCTCAAAGGCAGCAAGTTCATATGAAATGATCATCATTGGCCGGTTTCTAATAGGAATCAATTCTGGACTAAATGCTGGTCTCACACCAATGTACCTGGCAGAGATCTCTCCACAGCACCTCAGGGGTGCG GTTGGTACTGTTTACCAGTTGGTGATcacaatttcaattttaatttctcaaATACTTGGCCTGGAATCTGTCCTGGGAACCAGTGACCTGTGGCCTCTGCTACTAGCACTGACCATTGTGCCTGGCCTCTTCCAGTTGGCAACACTGCCCATGTGTCCAGAAAGTCCCAAGTATTTGCTCATCAATAAGGGACAGGAGCTTGAAGCACAGAGAG CTCTTACTTGGTTGCGAGGTACAATTGAAGTTCATGATGAGATGGAAGAAATGAGGAATGAACATGAAAATCTGAAGATGGTTCCGAAAGTGACTTTGACCGAGATGTTTGTGAATGCTAGCCTTCGTATTCCACTTGTAATTGCCATGATGGTGATGATTGCTCAGCAGCTTTCTGGTATTAATGCT gtgATGTTCTTCTCAACACGCATCTTCACCATGGCACAGCTGAGCAAGGAAAACGCCCAATATGCAACTCTGGGTATGGGATCTATCAATGTACTCATGACAGTGGTGTCCTTGGTAGTGGTCGAAAGGGCCGGCCGCAAAACATTACTTCTGATAGGTTTCTCTGGAATGTGTGTGGTGACCATCCTCCTCACAATCTGCATTGTATATGTG AAACCAGGAGTAATGTGGCTGTCTGTGATATCAATCATCCTGGTGATTCTGTTTGTGGTAATGTTTGCTGTTGGACCAGGATCAATTCCATGGTTCTTGGTTTCTGAACTTTTCAATCAGTCTGCGAGACCAACTGCTACAAGTCTTGCTGTTGCTATCAACTGGACTGCCAACTTCATTGTGGGCATTGCTTTCTTACCCATTcag GAAGCAATTGGAGGTTATGTGTTCATCATATTCGTCATACTTCAAGCACTGtttgtgctgtttatttatttcAAAGTACCTGAGACCAAGAACAAGACCTTGGAGGAGATTACAGCAATGTTTAGGCAAATTTCATACAACTGA
- the LOC124804987 gene encoding solute carrier family 2, facilitated glucose transporter member 1-like isoform X3, whose amino-acid sequence MSSPRGFNARLAFAIAAAALGSSFQHGYNTGVVNAPQELIETWINQTEEARTGQVVTSTKVTMIWSIAVSIFCVGGMIGGAITGIVADRFGRKGGLLLNNALVVVSALLQGCSKAASSYEMIIIGRFLIGINSGLNAGLTPMYLAEISPQHLRGAVGTVYQLVITISILISQILGLESVLGTSDLWPLLLALTIVPGLFQLATLPMCPESPKYLLINKGQELEAQRALTWLRGTIEVHDEMEEMRNEHENLKMVPKVTLTEMFVNASLRIPLVIAMMVMIAQQLSGINAVMFFSTRIFTMAQLSKENAQYATLGMGSINVLMTVVSLVVVERAGRKTLLLIGFSGMCVVTILLTICIVYVKPGVMWLSVISIILVILFVVMFAVGPGSIPWFLVSELFNQSARPTATSLAVAINWTANFIVGIAFLPIQEAIGGYVFIIFVILQALFVLFIYFKVPETKNKTLEEITAMFRQISYN is encoded by the exons GGATTCAACGCTCGCCTCGCATTCGCCATTGCGGCGGCAGCCCTAGGCTCCTCGTTCCAGCATGGGTATAACACTGGAGTCGTCAATGCCCCACAGGAG CTCATCGAGACATGGATCAATCAGACAGAAGAGGCGCGGACGGGCCAGGTGGTGACTTCGACTAAGGTCACTATGATCTGGTCCATTGCAGTCTCCATCTTCTGTGTGGGTGGCATGATTGGTGGCGCCATCACTGGCATTGTTGCAGATCGTTTTGGCCGCAAGGGTGGACTTCTGCTCAACAATGCACTTGTCGTCGTTAGTGCCCTACTGCAAG GGTGCTCAAAGGCAGCAAGTTCATATGAAATGATCATCATTGGCCGGTTTCTAATAGGAATCAATTCTGGACTAAATGCTGGTCTCACACCAATGTACCTGGCAGAGATCTCTCCACAGCACCTCAGGGGTGCG GTTGGTACTGTTTACCAGTTGGTGATcacaatttcaattttaatttctcaaATACTTGGCCTGGAATCTGTCCTGGGAACCAGTGACCTGTGGCCTCTGCTACTAGCACTGACCATTGTGCCTGGCCTCTTCCAGTTGGCAACACTGCCCATGTGTCCAGAAAGTCCCAAGTATTTGCTCATCAATAAGGGACAGGAGCTTGAAGCACAGAGAG CTCTTACTTGGTTGCGAGGTACAATTGAAGTTCATGATGAGATGGAAGAAATGAGGAATGAACATGAAAATCTGAAGATGGTTCCGAAAGTGACTTTGACCGAGATGTTTGTGAATGCTAGCCTTCGTATTCCACTTGTAATTGCCATGATGGTGATGATTGCTCAGCAGCTTTCTGGTATTAATGCT gtgATGTTCTTCTCAACACGCATCTTCACCATGGCACAGCTGAGCAAGGAAAACGCCCAATATGCAACTCTGGGTATGGGATCTATCAATGTACTCATGACAGTGGTGTCCTTGGTAGTGGTCGAAAGGGCCGGCCGCAAAACATTACTTCTGATAGGTTTCTCTGGAATGTGTGTGGTGACCATCCTCCTCACAATCTGCATTGTATATGTG AAACCAGGAGTAATGTGGCTGTCTGTGATATCAATCATCCTGGTGATTCTGTTTGTGGTAATGTTTGCTGTTGGACCAGGATCAATTCCATGGTTCTTGGTTTCTGAACTTTTCAATCAGTCTGCGAGACCAACTGCTACAAGTCTTGCTGTTGCTATCAACTGGACTGCCAACTTCATTGTGGGCATTGCTTTCTTACCCATTcag GAAGCAATTGGAGGTTATGTGTTCATCATATTCGTCATACTTCAAGCACTGtttgtgctgtttatttatttcAAAGTACCTGAGACCAAGAACAAGACCTTGGAGGAGATTACAGCAATGTTTAGGCAAATTTCATACAACTGA